One region of Spirochaetota bacterium genomic DNA includes:
- a CDS encoding MMPL family transporter, which produces MFEKIGYYSVRYRYLVISFWVVAVGVVTWLAPNLSDLGISDQSAYLSAKEPSIRAQKMIKKYFPKEVFSNSAILVLESEKGSLKEPEGMAAIAGLTAWIKSLKDPKISENLLSPADPNLADRLISRDGRVAIIFAGINGAPDDKAVERTMDVITGHMANLPAGYKGYVTGDVPITNAYKMCILESAEKTIIITIVLVIVFLVLIYRSPILPFVPLVIIGVAYGIARGIVAWLAQRGMVLSSMTDLFMVVLLFGAGTDYCLFIISRFKEYMADGMAAADAVARTMERVGETIASSAGTLIVADIALSFVSVKLFSSTGPSLAIALLIALCAVMTLTPAMLAIIGRRAFWPGKPRHAHEATLWGWLGDWITRVPWAPLSLALLVMVPLAIYGQGQRQTFDMLADLPEKNMVRVGYDILAEKFGVGEMLPVDVLVTGVKGSRTPEGIGKITRTTEYLRSIPGVSGVRSLTNPTGQPDAFTSRVLRVDFQLAQLALQVDAIGAAIGDPPKLKAFIYGADMMFAALRDYFDGLAGAFPGLATDPDYVNALDSIGRARARYDSTAHLVKVPAQLAEIGRIMKAMKETDPGAIVPKLEMLRTYFAGLAQVAPAITEMNGYAGTMSALDGLHGKFAAYRKMPAVTRLVLMILDYIELEGLKSKLSDNLRLLAQEADVKLPNIVYVPPIVPPELNYIINPILGDLRSFQASVRSLSAKFAGRSDGYYAPVELARLPGGGALMMLLDTYTTMEGNAARYQLLLKDEPFSEAAVETVRRIRAMDLPDTFYVSGNIPVLSDLRDAMKRDTVLMWVLVCGGIMAVLVFLLRSAVAPLYLLGTILLSYNACMGIMRFLFEFILGREIAWFVPFFMFVLLLALGMDYNIFLMGRVREEAAVHGTRKGVRLAVLHTGGIITSAGIIMAGTFAAMMSSTLMGLVQLSFAVTVGVLQDTFVTRTILVPSIVVLLDRWNWWPGRLAGEGKGEGGSPEPELAPAGEANGTG; this is translated from the coding sequence ATGTTCGAAAAAATAGGTTATTATTCCGTCAGGTACCGGTACCTTGTCATCTCTTTCTGGGTCGTCGCGGTCGGCGTCGTCACGTGGCTCGCGCCCAACCTCTCCGACCTGGGCATATCGGACCAGTCGGCGTACCTGAGCGCGAAGGAGCCGAGCATCAGGGCCCAGAAGATGATAAAGAAATATTTCCCCAAAGAGGTGTTTTCCAATTCCGCGATCCTCGTGCTCGAATCTGAAAAGGGCTCCCTGAAGGAGCCGGAAGGAATGGCGGCCATAGCCGGGCTGACGGCGTGGATAAAATCGCTGAAGGACCCCAAGATATCGGAAAACCTCCTGTCGCCGGCCGATCCCAACCTCGCGGACCGGCTCATAAGCCGGGACGGCCGCGTGGCCATCATCTTCGCCGGCATCAACGGCGCCCCGGACGACAAGGCCGTGGAAAGGACCATGGACGTTATCACGGGGCACATGGCGAACCTGCCGGCAGGGTATAAAGGATATGTCACCGGCGACGTGCCCATCACCAACGCCTACAAGATGTGCATCCTCGAGAGCGCGGAGAAGACCATCATCATCACCATCGTCCTGGTCATCGTGTTCCTGGTCCTGATATACCGCTCACCGATACTGCCCTTCGTACCGCTGGTCATCATAGGCGTGGCCTACGGGATCGCGCGCGGCATCGTCGCGTGGCTCGCTCAGCGCGGCATGGTCTTATCGTCCATGACGGACCTGTTCATGGTGGTGCTCCTGTTCGGTGCGGGCACCGACTACTGCCTTTTCATCATCAGCAGGTTCAAGGAATACATGGCCGACGGCATGGCGGCGGCCGACGCCGTGGCGCGCACCATGGAGCGCGTCGGCGAGACGATCGCGAGCAGCGCGGGCACGCTGATCGTGGCCGACATCGCCCTCAGCTTCGTGTCGGTGAAGCTCTTCTCCAGCACGGGCCCGAGCCTGGCGATCGCGCTCCTTATCGCCCTCTGCGCGGTCATGACCCTCACGCCGGCCATGCTGGCGATCATCGGCAGGCGCGCCTTCTGGCCCGGGAAGCCCCGGCACGCCCACGAGGCCACGCTCTGGGGGTGGCTGGGAGACTGGATCACGCGCGTTCCCTGGGCGCCGCTCTCGCTGGCCCTCCTGGTGATGGTCCCCCTCGCGATCTACGGCCAGGGACAGAGGCAGACCTTTGACATGCTGGCGGACCTGCCGGAGAAGAACATGGTGCGGGTCGGCTACGACATACTGGCCGAAAAATTCGGCGTGGGGGAGATGCTCCCGGTGGACGTGCTGGTGACCGGCGTCAAAGGCTCGCGCACGCCCGAAGGCATCGGGAAGATCACCCGGACCACCGAATACCTGAGAAGCATCCCGGGCGTGAGCGGCGTGCGCAGCCTGACCAATCCGACCGGGCAGCCCGACGCGTTCACTTCCCGAGTGCTCCGCGTCGACTTCCAGCTGGCGCAGCTGGCGCTGCAGGTCGACGCGATCGGCGCCGCCATCGGCGACCCGCCGAAGCTGAAGGCGTTCATCTACGGCGCTGACATGATGTTCGCGGCATTGCGCGACTACTTCGACGGCCTGGCGGGGGCTTTCCCGGGCCTCGCGACCGATCCGGACTATGTCAATGCCCTGGATTCGATTGGGCGGGCGCGGGCGCGGTATGATTCCACCGCGCACCTCGTGAAGGTCCCGGCGCAGCTGGCCGAGATCGGCAGGATCATGAAGGCCATGAAGGAGACAGATCCGGGGGCCATAGTGCCGAAGCTGGAGATGCTGCGGACGTATTTTGCGGGGCTGGCGCAGGTCGCGCCGGCCATAACGGAGATGAACGGATACGCGGGAACGATGTCGGCCCTTGACGGCCTCCACGGAAAGTTCGCCGCCTACCGGAAGATGCCGGCGGTGACGCGGCTCGTCCTTATGATCCTGGACTATATCGAGCTGGAGGGCCTCAAATCGAAGCTATCGGACAACCTCCGCCTCCTGGCTCAAGAGGCGGACGTCAAGCTCCCAAACATCGTGTACGTGCCGCCCATCGTGCCGCCTGAGCTGAACTACATCATAAATCCCATCCTGGGCGACCTCCGGTCGTTCCAGGCCTCGGTGCGGAGCCTGTCGGCGAAGTTCGCGGGCCGATCCGACGGGTATTACGCGCCGGTCGAGCTGGCCCGCCTGCCGGGCGGGGGAGCGCTCATGATGCTCCTCGACACGTACACGACCATGGAGGGGAACGCGGCGCGCTACCAGCTGCTGTTGAAAGACGAGCCCTTCTCGGAGGCGGCCGTGGAGACCGTCCGGAGGATACGGGCCATGGACCTGCCCGACACCTTTTACGTGAGCGGCAACATCCCCGTGCTCTCGGACCTGCGCGACGCGATGAAGCGCGACACGGTGCTCATGTGGGTCCTGGTCTGCGGAGGGATCATGGCGGTGCTCGTGTTCCTGCTGCGCAGCGCCGTTGCGCCCCTCTACCTCCTGGGCACGATACTGCTGAGCTACAACGCCTGCATGGGCATCATGCGGTTCCTGTTCGAGTTCATCCTGGGCAGGGAGATCGCCTGGTTCGTGCCCTTCTTCATGTTCGTGCTCCTCCTGGCCCTCGGCATGGACTATAACATCTTCCTGATGGGTCGGGTGCGGGAGGAGGCGGCGGTGCATGGCACCCGCAAGGGCGTGCGGCTGGCCGTGCTCCACACCGGGGGCATCATCACTTCGGCCGGGATCATCATGGCCGGGACCTTCGCGGCCATGATGTCGTCGACGCTGATGGGGCTGGTACAGCTGAGCTTTGCCGTCACCGTGGGCGTGCTCCAGGACACCTTCGTCACGCGCACCATCCTGGTGCCGTCCATCGTGGTGCTCCTGGACCGGTGGAACTGGTGGCCGGGCCGGCTGGCAGGGGAAGGGAAGGGGGAGGGAGGATCACCCGAACCGGAGCTGGCCCCGGCGGGCGAGGCGAACGGGACAGGTTAA
- a CDS encoding YaiI/YqxD family protein, producing the protein MRILVDADSCPVVIKEILYRAAERLRIPLVLVANQYLSVPGSVYISCIEVPAGPDIADDRIVDMVETDDLVISADLPLADRVIAKGGFALNPRGDLYTAENIKDRLATRDLMDLLRQSGMDTGGPSSFSQKDRQAFANQLDRFLVKHGHG; encoded by the coding sequence ATGCGGATCCTTGTGGACGCGGATTCATGCCCGGTCGTTATCAAGGAGATACTGTATCGGGCAGCCGAGCGCCTTCGTATTCCCCTTGTCCTGGTGGCAAATCAATACCTGAGCGTCCCCGGATCCGTGTATATCTCATGTATCGAGGTTCCGGCCGGTCCCGACATTGCCGATGACCGCATCGTTGACATGGTGGAAACGGATGACCTGGTCATATCAGCCGATCTCCCCCTCGCGGACCGCGTAATAGCAAAGGGCGGCTTTGCGCTCAACCCACGGGGTGATTTGTATACCGCCGAGAACATAAAGGACCGCCTCGCGACGCGTGACCTGATGGACCTTCTCAGGCAAAGCGGCATGGATACGGGCGGGCCATCCTCCTTCAGCCAGAAAGACCGGCAGGCCTTTGCCAATCAGCTCGATCGTTTCCTTGTGAAGCATGGCCATGGATGA
- a CDS encoding cysteine hydrolase, protein MSLVKKILIGAVVVILAAAALVVGSFMHLGTPTKGEPIGAYEKPNKALLVIDIQEDFSGPHSKTYAAGDAEAAIAAVNSVIDRAERAQWTIVYIRHEFSGFMACLSRIFMGGKATQASPGIVMDKRVAVRTKNEFIKHRGDSFSNPGLDAFLRKNSVNELVIVGLDAEYCVHNTARGALNRGYKVNIVRDAILLSNKEKWNELMDKYKRDGITILESKDL, encoded by the coding sequence ATGAGCTTGGTGAAAAAAATCCTCATCGGTGCGGTTGTTGTTATCCTGGCCGCCGCCGCCCTGGTCGTCGGTTCTTTCATGCACCTGGGTACCCCGACAAAGGGAGAACCAATCGGCGCCTATGAAAAGCCGAATAAGGCCCTCCTGGTCATCGATATCCAGGAGGATTTTTCAGGCCCCCATTCGAAGACGTATGCAGCGGGTGATGCCGAGGCGGCCATAGCCGCGGTCAACAGCGTGATCGACAGGGCCGAAAGAGCGCAGTGGACCATAGTATACATCAGGCATGAGTTTTCGGGATTTATGGCCTGTCTTTCCAGGATATTCATGGGGGGCAAGGCCACACAGGCAAGCCCGGGGATTGTCATGGATAAGCGGGTTGCCGTAAGAACGAAGAATGAATTCATCAAGCACCGCGGAGACTCCTTTTCGAATCCCGGCCTTGACGCTTTTTTGAGGAAAAACAGCGTCAATGAGCTTGTTATCGTGGGCCTTGACGCGGAGTATTGCGTTCATAACACGGCCAGGGGAGCCCTGAACCGGGGATACAAGGTGAATATCGTCAGGGACGCCATACTTCTGAGCAATAAGGAAAAGTGGAACGAGCTGATGGATAAATACAAACGTGACGGCATTACCATCCTCGAGAGCAAGGACCTGTGA
- a CDS encoding EAL domain-containing protein: protein MNARDRNIDLATIIENELVETHFQPLVSIKKKSIVGFEALSRGKNPGHPYLIPPDIIFKEAAREGLTVQLDRLCRKKAIENFCPLYHRDEKLILSINIDPAILTEDTVGSNHLLDLAASTSIHPGRILIEIIESEIASVESLAKFINTYRAKGFLMALDDIGTGFSNLDRIALVKPDILKIDKSLIRSIHSERHGREIIRSIVTLAHRIGSLVIAEGIETEEEVHSLLELDIDFLQGYYFAAPCADMIPLIEKTEGAISAIAKKYKESAVKKITGKKLLHREYSAIIKDFIDELSRRGPEEFEAALETLVQANPHLECAYIIDEYGTQMTGTVFYHDRILHAPSFLFQPGIVGTDQSSKDYFFLVSGGLPKYTTEPYISLATGNICITISMPFTDNGNDKYILCLDIVDETA from the coding sequence GTGAACGCGCGCGACCGGAACATAGATCTCGCCACTATTATAGAAAACGAACTGGTGGAAACTCATTTCCAGCCCCTGGTATCCATCAAAAAGAAGTCGATCGTGGGTTTTGAAGCGTTAAGCCGCGGAAAGAACCCGGGTCATCCCTACCTCATCCCGCCCGATATCATATTCAAAGAGGCGGCGCGGGAAGGCCTGACCGTTCAGCTGGACCGCCTGTGCAGAAAAAAAGCCATTGAGAATTTTTGCCCCCTCTATCACAGGGACGAAAAGTTAATTCTTTCGATAAATATCGACCCCGCCATCCTGACGGAGGACACCGTCGGATCGAACCATCTTCTTGACCTGGCGGCATCCACGAGTATCCATCCCGGCAGGATCCTCATCGAAATCATAGAATCGGAGATCGCCAGCGTTGAATCCCTGGCAAAGTTCATAAACACCTACCGGGCCAAGGGTTTTCTCATGGCCCTTGACGACATCGGGACCGGCTTTTCAAATCTCGACAGGATCGCCCTCGTCAAGCCTGACATACTGAAAATCGACAAGTCCCTTATCCGGTCCATCCACAGTGAGCGCCATGGCAGGGAAATCATCCGGTCAATCGTGACGCTCGCCCACAGGATCGGATCACTGGTCATCGCGGAGGGAATCGAGACGGAAGAGGAAGTGCATTCCCTCCTCGAACTGGACATAGATTTTCTCCAGGGATACTATTTTGCCGCGCCATGCGCCGACATGATCCCGCTCATTGAGAAAACAGAGGGCGCCATCAGCGCCATCGCGAAAAAATATAAAGAATCCGCCGTGAAAAAAATAACCGGGAAGAAGCTGCTCCACCGGGAATACAGCGCCATCATCAAGGATTTCATCGATGAGCTTTCGCGCCGCGGCCCTGAAGAGTTCGAGGCCGCCCTCGAAACGCTCGTGCAGGCCAATCCCCATCTGGAATGCGCCTATATTATCGACGAATACGGGACCCAGATGACCGGCACGGTTTTTTACCATGACCGCATCCTCCATGCCCCCAGTTTTTTGTTCCAGCCGGGGATCGTCGGCACCGACCAGTCATCAAAGGACTATTTTTTTCTCGTTTCCGGAGGACTGCCCAAATACACCACGGAACCGTACATTTCGCTGGCGACCGGCAATATCTGCATAACCATATCGATGCCATTCACGGATAACGGAAACGACAAATACATTCTCTGCCTTGATATTGTCGATGAGACGGCGTGA
- a CDS encoding WD40 repeat domain-containing protein → MKHIRACWWIVILIFVTSPVIPRDVEVRSPVILSGPGMVGTASVVFSPNGRYIATAPDGNGAFRLWDAKTLAVIKVLDATPSALKYAIAFSPDSGLAAGGVGDEIVIWETATGKQLKRFTGHKDARIYALSFTPDGKSLVSAGCDTDPKMRGRVWNTADWTLRYGLWYDFNYPCLRTLAISPDGRHVLLGGGSDGAGDHPALKYDIATGAKAGEIIVTRKSEDFFNDAMISGIYYSPDGSRVAAITQSFFKIFDAASGKELTRINAEKKIGHSFRYACFSPDSKSIALLLRASSRDWRIFIVYARNGGIIRTFTASAGDKRYYYNLSFTHDGKYLALVGTRDTIDFYRWD, encoded by the coding sequence ATGAAGCATATACGCGCATGTTGGTGGATCGTTATTCTCATTTTTGTGACGTCGCCGGTGATACCCCGGGATGTAGAAGTGAGATCACCGGTCATCCTTTCCGGGCCAGGCATGGTCGGCACCGCGAGTGTCGTTTTTTCTCCCAACGGCAGGTACATCGCCACCGCTCCGGACGGCAACGGCGCCTTTCGACTGTGGGACGCCAAAACGCTGGCCGTCATCAAGGTGCTGGACGCCACGCCATCGGCGCTCAAATACGCCATCGCCTTCTCTCCCGACAGCGGGCTTGCGGCCGGCGGCGTGGGGGACGAGATCGTCATCTGGGAGACCGCCACCGGGAAGCAGCTGAAAAGATTCACCGGGCACAAGGACGCCCGGATCTACGCGCTATCGTTCACCCCCGACGGCAAAAGCCTGGTAAGCGCGGGATGTGACACCGATCCGAAGATGCGCGGCCGGGTATGGAACACGGCCGACTGGACACTCCGGTACGGTCTCTGGTACGATTTCAACTATCCGTGCCTGAGGACCCTTGCGATTTCCCCGGACGGCAGGCATGTCCTGCTGGGCGGCGGCAGCGACGGTGCCGGCGACCACCCGGCGCTGAAGTACGATATCGCGACCGGCGCGAAAGCGGGCGAGATCATCGTAACAAGAAAATCGGAGGATTTCTTTAACGATGCCATGATATCGGGCATCTACTACTCCCCTGACGGGAGCAGGGTGGCGGCCATAACCCAGAGTTTTTTCAAGATCTTTGACGCGGCAAGCGGAAAAGAACTGACCAGGATCAACGCCGAAAAAAAAATCGGCCATTCCTTCCGCTACGCCTGCTTTTCGCCCGACAGTAAAAGCATTGCCCTTCTTCTCAGGGCGTCATCCCGCGACTGGCGCATATTTATCGTATACGCACGGAACGGCGGCATAATCCGAACCTTCACCGCCTCCGCCGGAGACAAGCGGTATTATTATAACCTCTCGTTCACCCATGACGGCAAATACCTTGCCCTGGTCGGGACGAGGGACACTATTGATTTCTACAGGTGGGATTGA
- a CDS encoding serine hydrolase has product MYGLSARQKIWILIPALTVIGAAIVLFAGLMTAIAVLYGPVYAWRVLVYNEATIRDHERVFPMREIKNRPPVFHFKKAAQSLRIGTVTYSYPKGSTTTIDLEKFLVDSGTTAFLVIQDDTILYERYPGGYSRDSINRSFSMAKSITSTLVGLALRDGFIRSLDDPIVSYLPELKGRGIDAMTVRDLLVMNSGIAFTLLPKDAFILSQPFYDEAVMYYLPDIRAHLLKLRAGKEPLGAYFLYDDYYPLLEAMIIERTAHRTLSSYAEEKLWGRIGAEFPASFSLNSEEDGLEQAASGFNARAIDFAKFGRLFLNNGIWEGRQVLPAGWVKEATSPDPADKRPWMSDQDWKLAGGFYKYHWWGMKNEDGTYDYTATGSPGGQIIYVSPRYRAIVVHNGTVGDPMVWAMIARSVIKNL; this is encoded by the coding sequence ATGTACGGGTTATCCGCGCGACAGAAAATATGGATCCTCATTCCGGCCCTCACCGTCATTGGCGCCGCAATTGTCCTGTTCGCGGGTCTGATGACCGCCATTGCGGTGCTATACGGGCCCGTCTATGCCTGGAGGGTCCTGGTGTACAACGAGGCCACCATCAGGGACCACGAGCGCGTGTTCCCGATGCGGGAGATAAAGAATCGGCCCCCGGTTTTCCATTTTAAAAAGGCCGCGCAATCCCTCAGGATCGGCACGGTGACGTACTCGTATCCAAAGGGGAGCACGACGACGATTGACCTGGAGAAATTCCTGGTCGATTCCGGAACGACGGCGTTCCTGGTCATCCAGGACGATACGATCCTGTATGAAAGATATCCGGGCGGCTATTCGAGGGATTCGATAAACAGGTCCTTCTCCATGGCGAAATCGATCACCTCGACCCTCGTGGGGCTCGCCCTGCGGGACGGCTTCATCCGCAGCCTCGATGATCCGATCGTCTCGTACCTGCCCGAGCTGAAGGGGCGCGGGATCGACGCCATGACCGTGCGCGATCTTCTTGTCATGAATTCGGGCATTGCCTTCACCCTTCTTCCAAAGGACGCCTTTATCCTGTCCCAGCCGTTTTACGACGAGGCGGTCATGTATTATCTGCCGGACATACGCGCGCACCTCCTGAAGCTGCGCGCGGGGAAAGAGCCGCTGGGCGCGTATTTTCTCTATGATGACTATTATCCCCTTCTGGAGGCCATGATCATCGAGAGAACGGCGCACAGGACGCTGTCATCGTACGCCGAAGAAAAGCTGTGGGGCAGGATAGGCGCGGAGTTCCCCGCCTCGTTCAGCCTCAATAGCGAAGAGGACGGCCTGGAACAGGCCGCGAGCGGCTTCAACGCGCGGGCCATCGATTTCGCCAAGTTCGGGCGCCTGTTCCTGAACAACGGCATATGGGAAGGCAGACAGGTCCTGCCCGCCGGATGGGTGAAGGAGGCCACCTCTCCCGATCCCGCGGACAAGAGGCCCTGGATGAGCGATCAGGACTGGAAATTGGCGGGAGGCTTTTACAAGTACCACTGGTGGGGAATGAAGAACGAGGATGGCACCTATGATTACACCGCCACGGGAAGCCCCGGCGGCCAGATCATCTATGTGAGCCCCCGTTACCGCGCGATCGTGGTGCATAACGGGACCGTCGGCGACCCGATGGTATGGGCGATGATCGCGCGTTCGGTTATCAAGAATCTGTAG
- the nudC gene encoding NAD(+) diphosphatase, with protein MIHEIFPHRFSNQYLPGRKIEDNDYVIHYNENSVLLKSRGDEFELPRKKDCAEITDATEAVFLFSLDEIPCFLIWDTLKADKPGLTYKDITFFRTAAQKEVAWITIAGFHLMNWYGRNRFCGTCGSRTRHKTDERALSCPECGATVYPRISPAIIVAITCNNKILLARSPHFPAGFHSLIAGYVDIGESLEETVIREVKEEVGLDVRNIRYYKNQPWPLSGSMMVGFFAEADETQPISINTKEISEAAWFTRGNLPQYPLKISIAGEMIEKFDRGPASTDS; from the coding sequence ATGATTCATGAAATTTTCCCACACCGATTCAGCAATCAATATCTCCCAGGCAGGAAAATCGAAGACAACGACTACGTCATCCATTATAACGAGAATTCTGTGCTTCTGAAAAGCCGCGGTGATGAATTCGAATTACCGCGTAAAAAAGATTGCGCGGAGATTACCGATGCCACTGAAGCCGTCTTCCTGTTTTCTCTTGATGAAATCCCCTGTTTTCTTATATGGGACACCCTGAAGGCGGATAAGCCCGGTTTGACATACAAGGATATTACATTTTTCCGGACCGCCGCACAGAAGGAAGTTGCGTGGATAACCATTGCAGGATTTCATCTAATGAACTGGTATGGCCGCAACAGATTCTGCGGAACATGCGGGTCCCGGACACGGCATAAGACCGATGAAAGGGCCTTGAGTTGCCCGGAATGCGGCGCAACCGTGTATCCGCGAATTTCACCGGCCATTATCGTCGCAATAACCTGCAATAACAAGATACTGCTCGCCCGTTCGCCGCATTTCCCGGCCGGATTCCATTCTCTGATTGCCGGTTATGTTGATATCGGCGAGTCGCTGGAAGAGACCGTTATCCGGGAGGTCAAGGAGGAAGTCGGCCTGGATGTCAGGAACATCCGTTATTATAAAAATCAGCCATGGCCTCTGTCGGGCTCCATGATGGTCGGGTTTTTCGCCGAAGCCGACGAGACACAGCCTATTTCTATAAATACAAAGGAAATTTCCGAGGCGGCATGGTTTACCAGGGGAAATCTGCCACAGTATCCGCTGAAGATCAGTATTGCCGGCGAGATGATTGAGAAATTTGACCGGGGACCTGCTTCTACAGATTCTTGA
- a CDS encoding superoxide dismutase, whose translation MKILAIAKVDPQTTIEKIKPHLEAEVKHAWKLYKEGTVREMYNCQDRRMGVVFVLECGSVDEARKILDELPFVREKLIDFDIIPLGPFSFFETLFRDYKPPQQG comes from the coding sequence ATGAAAATCCTGGCAATCGCCAAAGTTGACCCTCAAACAACCATTGAGAAAATAAAGCCCCATCTTGAAGCGGAAGTCAAGCACGCCTGGAAACTGTATAAAGAAGGGACGGTTCGAGAAATGTACAATTGCCAGGATCGCCGCATGGGAGTCGTGTTTGTCCTTGAATGCGGCAGTGTCGATGAAGCGCGAAAAATCCTTGATGAATTGCCTTTTGTTCGCGAGAAATTGATCGACTTTGACATTATTCCCCTTGGACCATTTTCTTTCTTCGAAACGCTTTTTAGAGACTATAAACCGCCCCAACAGGGATAG
- a CDS encoding aldo/keto reductase, translating into MIQRKLGGQGLEVSAIGLGCMGMSDFYGSHNDTESIKTIHRAIDSGCIFLDTADMYGPFTNEMLVGRAIKDRRDKVVVATKFGVQRGEDGGFLGINGRPEYVKTSCDASLRRLGVDVIDLYYQHRVDGGVPIEETVGAMAELVKAGKVRYIGLSEADPADIRKAHAVHPISALQTEYSLWTRFVEDEILPAIRELGIGFVTYSPLGRGFLTGRIKSPDDLQEGDWRRQNERFARNNLEKNLALVKKVEALAAKKEVTPAQLALAWVLAQGGDVVPIPGTRRIGNLEQNLASINVTLTGEDIAYLNDLGEAAGDRYGEVAE; encoded by the coding sequence ATGATTCAAAGAAAATTAGGCGGCCAGGGTTTGGAAGTCTCCGCTATCGGGCTGGGCTGCATGGGGATGTCTGATTTTTATGGCAGTCACAATGACACGGAATCGATCAAGACCATTCATCGGGCCATTGATTCAGGCTGTATATTCCTGGATACGGCGGACATGTATGGTCCATTTACCAATGAAATGCTGGTGGGCAGGGCCATTAAAGACCGGCGGGATAAGGTTGTTGTGGCGACCAAGTTTGGCGTTCAGCGGGGAGAGGATGGCGGGTTTCTCGGCATTAACGGCCGGCCCGAGTATGTTAAAACGTCGTGCGATGCCTCGTTGCGGCGCCTGGGCGTTGACGTGATCGACCTGTATTATCAGCATCGTGTCGACGGCGGGGTGCCTATCGAGGAAACCGTGGGGGCGATGGCGGAACTGGTGAAGGCGGGCAAGGTCAGATATATCGGCCTGTCGGAAGCCGACCCCGCAGATATCCGCAAAGCCCACGCCGTGCATCCGATTTCCGCGCTGCAAACTGAATACTCGCTCTGGACGCGCTTCGTGGAGGACGAAATTCTGCCCGCCATACGGGAGCTGGGTATAGGCTTCGTTACCTACAGCCCCCTGGGACGCGGCTTTTTGACAGGGCGTATCAAAAGCCCGGATGATCTGCAGGAAGGGGATTGGCGGCGCCAGAATGAGCGTTTTGCCCGGAACAATCTGGAGAAAAACCTGGCCCTGGTGAAAAAGGTTGAAGCGTTGGCCGCCAAAAAAGAGGTAACGCCGGCGCAGCTGGCATTGGCCTGGGTGCTGGCGCAGGGCGGCGACGTTGTTCCCATTCCAGGCACGCGCCGAATCGGCAATCTCGAACAGAATCTTGCCTCTATTAATGTGACGCTTACGGGGGAAGATATCGCCTATCTCAATGATTTAGGCGAGGCCGCCGGCGACCGCTATGGCGAGGTGGCTGAATAA
- a CDS encoding AraC family transcriptional regulator yields the protein MREKQDTLIALFTDIMPGETLLNTSVKGLSLFRVEESFPRSPYAYNSEIIILGQGEKRVYLGNDVYTYDPSHYLVLPVPLPAECEGKTEPGKPILGLSITIDPIEVGEILLEMEDSRKETRSLPRGIYSAPMNEALYDAAIRLLQAIADTQDNRVLAPMIKREIIYRVLQGEKGEILQALAHRNRRFFQIARVLQKIHESYSNDFDIEKLAKELDMSSSTFHNSFKSVTETSPLQYIKNVRLHMARNFMIQDGLNATIAAQQVGYESPSQFNREYKRLFGVTPAKDVAMLRGRQVANP from the coding sequence ATGCGTGAAAAACAGGATACATTAATTGCGTTGTTTACGGACATTATGCCCGGTGAAACTCTTCTCAACACTTCAGTAAAGGGTCTCAGCTTATTTCGAGTCGAAGAGTCCTTTCCCCGGTCACCCTACGCGTATAATTCCGAGATCATTATACTGGGGCAGGGAGAAAAGCGGGTTTATCTTGGAAACGACGTGTACACCTATGACCCTTCACATTATCTTGTTCTTCCTGTTCCATTACCGGCTGAATGCGAAGGAAAGACCGAGCCGGGCAAGCCGATACTGGGCCTGTCAATTACCATTGACCCGATCGAAGTCGGCGAGATCCTGCTGGAGATGGAGGACAGCCGAAAAGAAACCCGGTCTCTGCCAAGGGGGATATACAGCGCCCCGATGAATGAAGCGCTCTATGACGCAGCCATACGGCTTTTGCAGGCAATCGCCGACACCCAGGACAACAGGGTGCTGGCGCCGATGATCAAAAGAGAGATTATCTACCGGGTGCTGCAGGGCGAGAAAGGGGAGATCCTTCAGGCCCTTGCCCATCGCAACAGGCGTTTTTTCCAGATAGCAAGGGTGCTGCAGAAAATCCATGAGTCATACAGCAATGATTTTGACATTGAGAAACTGGCAAAAGAGCTGGACATGAGCAGCTCAACGTTTCACAACAGCTTCAAGTCGGTGACGGAGACGTCTCCCCTGCAGTATATAAAAAATGTCCGCCTTCACATGGCGCGTAACTTCATGATCCAGGATGGGCTGAATGCCACTATAGCCGCGCAACAGGTGGGGTATGAAAGCCCTTCGCAGTTCAACAGGGAGTACAAGCGATTGTTCGGTGTTACCCCTGCAAAGGACGTGGCGATGCTTCGCGGACGGCAGGTGGCGAATCCGTAA